From Polaromonas naphthalenivorans CJ2, one genomic window encodes:
- a CDS encoding NYN domain-containing protein — MNGAVAIGETRVAVLVDCDNVTPEILEYALRVIAQFGRVVLRRGYGNHTTLANKWQEALVRLAFTPCLQYQYASGKNTADIALALDALEAMFDNRADTFCLVTSDSDFAYLCRKLRERGATVCIVGEAKTPDALRNASDQFFEWVRPELTTALAVDPWEKAQAKCIAMKPEPAKLELPKPSIKRRPRFIVDAVTLLASDTSEGKIGMGLLGQYLKRTDPAFSPKLYGHSGLLDMVKTYDLLKSEQEVGGHWSVSLAPKNEPVDLQPGESSPTKRLTTIS; from the coding sequence ATGAACGGTGCGGTGGCAATTGGCGAAACGCGTGTGGCGGTTCTCGTGGACTGCGACAACGTGACTCCGGAAATTCTGGAGTACGCCCTGCGCGTGATTGCCCAGTTCGGGCGCGTGGTGCTGCGCCGGGGCTACGGGAACCACACCACCCTGGCCAACAAGTGGCAAGAAGCGCTGGTCCGCCTGGCTTTCACCCCTTGCTTGCAATACCAGTACGCCTCAGGCAAAAACACTGCCGACATTGCGCTGGCCTTGGACGCCCTAGAAGCCATGTTCGATAACCGGGCCGACACCTTTTGTCTGGTCACGAGCGATTCTGACTTCGCTTACCTGTGCCGGAAACTACGCGAGCGCGGGGCAACGGTTTGCATCGTTGGAGAGGCGAAGACTCCTGACGCGCTACGCAACGCGAGCGACCAGTTTTTTGAGTGGGTACGACCCGAACTGACAACAGCGCTTGCAGTCGACCCCTGGGAAAAAGCGCAGGCAAAGTGCATAGCCATGAAGCCGGAGCCTGCAAAGCTTGAATTGCCAAAACCTTCAATCAAACGCCGCCCCCGGTTCATCGTTGATGCGGTCACTTTGCTCGCCAGCGATACCTCGGAAGGAAAAATAGGCATGGGACTTTTGGGGCAGTATCTCAAACGCACCGACCCGGCTTTCTCGCCGAAACTCTATGGACATTCAGGCTTGCTGGACATGGTCAAGACCTACGATTTGCTGAAGTCTGAACAGGAAGTGGGGGGTCACTGGTCAGTAAGTTTGGCGCCGAAAAACGAACCCGTTGACCTGCAACCCGGTGAAAGCTCTCCCACGAAGAGGTTGACAACCATTAGCTGA
- a CDS encoding DEAD/DEAH box helicase, protein MPDLLMRADPLTISTALKEAVVDALVNLTFQRISGHGPEGSILFGARPRALLSSAFLLPVPAGAAGGDEVTQPIQICAHGLDFQVSTSRQGPVVVQPRLQVYVRVLPSVEDMARPDCVLRFRLNDVTRRDLQAKVSAALKAKWAEMMGTYKRRVDHPGWKTAEDEIRTRIHADLGLPRDLKTLFSEEPEDASDEEGASANVAEDGAAEEGFTVPGASAPELTLKDSQFQPMDIPHKWLRLPLPQDALPTFILDPQQDKSGLREACELAASALNGAIGTALLAWATSPEGLAWGFRTGIKVYPSEYKGWAAFLEKVRASGKPVALPAIKLGWDARVSPDWLDPARASVHVSLENRSEPPKKNRDETDDAVFQVDVTATLPRALHRPLKLGRVEASYRYNKYLDYPATGFNGGVEVLHSENPQVLTLRTTWSPRYTQPRIVPKSYTAVNPHIRALSEPQGLAGLLLLGEELDAWLATLPSKVHLQEGLSADDVPGLLREQGGFAADTESWKKEIQAIHAGLRILKESKAEWDKTKKRGPQSSDKAAVYEAWLAMNETMAELMKEKLPDDSGAWRLFQIAFIVANVPAIASRMKCFGHEFDRERDDTVTLLYFATGGGKSEAFFGLLVLNLFFDRLRGKKTGVTAMLRYPLRLLTIQQAQRCARVLAKAELVRRKHGHGGDAFALGFWVGSGGSPNHPGAPGMDLIPPVEKEPPTAKGEAALLQTDVNYELQKAAWNKIPNCPFCKADTALRLFPALGGTLAHVCTSASCASNIGGWQPLPFYICDSDIYDLAPSVLLGTVDKLALIGQSAKTLRRIYGMLGAAPWRHKATGRLRVPQQPKEFAGGPAAHGCEGLFPAYPDGIKLFHDPFPSLLIQDEAHLLDESLGTFAGLFESALDAILAEMSKPLHALVTFEPDGQTRRRAKVIAASATVSEPQRQMEHLYQRPVPAMQFPFPGQSLYESFYAGPKAPSPQDTGRAAFATRDIEKWASWSRVYVAFMTNGRPHTATTVSVLSNFHTLISEFLMGMASGDTPRIEALRARLTAGVSEGPLCAMYVAQLEAATDSELATLIDLHRIALTYVTNKKGGDQIMAAEFEETRKRHADRGLAMGDLKTKLISGSVSQGDIQHTIEDAQRRPAPGHPMGELGDVLRSVIATSSISHGVDVDEFNAMFFAGMPSDIAEYIQASSRVGRTHVGFIVLIPTPQRRRDRYIVEVFDSFHRFLERMVQPAAIDRWAGKAIERVLPSFIQTYLTGVRYMSDITWAEPEDKENVASLDWIPSIIRELKQEASKKKLVDGLCRFIERAIGLNNGDFAPGGKEHYSALVRDKVYDLLNGWASNDLQAEQSLFEYFREQTSVMNRPMTSLRDVDEMANIHFGGKDLNGRRLETELARKVMIFIRHGVAQSDVRGEGQ, encoded by the coding sequence ATGCCTGACTTGTTAATGCGTGCCGACCCGCTGACGATTTCAACAGCGCTGAAAGAAGCCGTTGTGGACGCTTTGGTGAACCTGACGTTTCAGCGCATCAGCGGGCACGGCCCCGAAGGCAGCATCCTTTTCGGGGCCCGGCCTCGCGCTTTGCTGAGCTCGGCCTTTTTACTGCCTGTGCCCGCCGGCGCGGCGGGAGGTGACGAGGTCACCCAGCCCATTCAAATCTGTGCCCATGGCTTGGACTTTCAGGTTAGCACGTCCAGGCAGGGGCCTGTCGTTGTCCAGCCCCGCCTACAGGTTTACGTGCGGGTCTTGCCTTCGGTGGAGGACATGGCCCGGCCCGACTGCGTCCTGCGCTTTCGCCTGAACGATGTCACGCGCCGGGACCTTCAGGCCAAGGTGTCTGCCGCGTTGAAAGCAAAGTGGGCTGAGATGATGGGCACGTACAAGCGCCGGGTGGACCACCCCGGCTGGAAGACGGCCGAGGACGAAATCCGCACGCGGATTCACGCGGATTTAGGCTTGCCACGGGACCTGAAAACGCTTTTCAGCGAAGAACCGGAGGATGCGTCTGATGAAGAAGGGGCCAGCGCAAATGTGGCGGAAGATGGCGCGGCGGAAGAAGGGTTCACGGTGCCGGGGGCCTCAGCCCCAGAGCTTACCCTCAAGGATTCCCAGTTCCAGCCCATGGACATTCCGCACAAGTGGCTCCGGCTGCCTTTGCCGCAGGATGCCCTGCCGACTTTCATCCTGGACCCCCAGCAGGACAAGAGCGGGTTGCGCGAAGCTTGTGAACTGGCGGCCAGCGCGCTCAACGGCGCCATCGGTACGGCTCTGCTGGCGTGGGCGACGAGTCCAGAGGGGCTGGCCTGGGGCTTTCGCACGGGCATCAAAGTCTATCCGTCTGAATACAAGGGATGGGCAGCATTCTTGGAAAAAGTACGTGCGTCGGGCAAACCCGTCGCCTTGCCTGCGATTAAGCTAGGGTGGGACGCCCGTGTCTCGCCAGATTGGCTGGACCCCGCGCGCGCCAGCGTCCATGTGTCGCTGGAGAATCGTTCGGAGCCTCCGAAGAAGAATCGCGACGAGACGGACGATGCGGTGTTTCAGGTGGACGTTACCGCGACCTTGCCACGCGCGCTGCACCGACCGCTCAAACTCGGGCGGGTCGAGGCGTCCTACCGCTACAACAAGTACCTGGACTACCCCGCCACCGGCTTTAACGGCGGCGTTGAGGTTCTGCACAGTGAGAACCCCCAGGTGCTGACGCTGCGCACGACCTGGTCGCCTCGCTACACCCAGCCGCGGATTGTTCCCAAGTCATACACCGCGGTGAACCCGCACATCCGGGCTTTGAGCGAACCGCAAGGCCTGGCCGGCTTGCTTCTCTTGGGCGAGGAGCTCGATGCCTGGCTGGCGACACTGCCCAGCAAGGTGCATCTCCAGGAGGGCCTCTCGGCAGATGACGTCCCCGGCCTGCTGCGCGAGCAAGGCGGCTTTGCCGCAGACACAGAGTCCTGGAAGAAGGAAATCCAAGCCATTCATGCAGGCCTTCGAATCCTGAAGGAGTCCAAGGCCGAGTGGGACAAGACCAAGAAGCGGGGGCCGCAGTCGAGCGACAAGGCCGCGGTCTATGAGGCCTGGCTCGCCATGAACGAAACCATGGCCGAGCTGATGAAGGAGAAGCTTCCCGATGACAGCGGCGCCTGGCGTTTGTTTCAGATTGCCTTTATCGTGGCCAACGTGCCAGCCATTGCGAGCCGAATGAAGTGTTTTGGTCATGAGTTCGACAGGGAGCGGGACGACACGGTGACCTTGCTGTACTTCGCAACGGGCGGGGGCAAATCCGAGGCGTTTTTCGGACTCCTGGTGCTCAACCTGTTCTTTGACCGCTTGAGGGGGAAAAAGACGGGCGTGACCGCCATGCTGCGCTATCCGCTGCGCTTGCTCACCATCCAGCAAGCCCAGCGCTGCGCCCGGGTCCTGGCCAAGGCCGAGCTGGTCCGCCGCAAGCACGGGCATGGCGGCGACGCGTTTGCCCTTGGCTTTTGGGTCGGCAGCGGCGGCTCTCCCAATCACCCCGGCGCACCCGGCATGGACCTCATCCCCCCCGTGGAGAAGGAGCCCCCTACCGCCAAAGGTGAAGCTGCGCTGCTGCAGACCGACGTGAACTACGAGCTGCAAAAAGCTGCCTGGAACAAAATTCCGAACTGCCCCTTTTGCAAGGCTGACACCGCCCTGCGCCTGTTCCCGGCGCTCGGAGGCACGCTGGCGCATGTCTGTACCAGCGCCAGCTGCGCTTCAAACATTGGAGGCTGGCAACCCCTTCCCTTTTATATCTGTGACAGTGACATCTACGACCTGGCCCCGTCCGTTTTGCTCGGCACCGTTGACAAGCTGGCGCTCATTGGCCAGTCCGCAAAAACCCTTCGCCGTATTTACGGCATGCTAGGTGCGGCCCCCTGGCGTCACAAGGCAACGGGCCGGCTGAGGGTGCCGCAGCAACCCAAGGAATTCGCAGGAGGCCCCGCAGCCCACGGATGCGAGGGCCTGTTTCCCGCCTATCCCGATGGCATCAAGCTGTTTCACGACCCCTTTCCCAGCCTGCTGATTCAGGACGAGGCGCACTTGCTGGACGAGTCGCTGGGCACCTTCGCGGGCCTGTTTGAGTCGGCGCTGGACGCTATTTTGGCCGAGATGAGCAAGCCGCTGCACGCGCTGGTGACGTTCGAGCCAGACGGGCAGACACGCCGGCGGGCCAAGGTCATTGCAGCTTCTGCGACGGTCTCCGAGCCCCAGCGCCAGATGGAGCACCTATACCAGCGCCCCGTGCCTGCGATGCAGTTCCCGTTTCCGGGGCAAAGTCTGTACGAATCGTTCTATGCCGGGCCGAAGGCGCCATCGCCTCAAGACACGGGGCGGGCTGCTTTTGCCACCCGTGACATTGAAAAATGGGCAAGCTGGAGCCGTGTGTATGTGGCGTTCATGACCAACGGGCGGCCTCATACCGCGACCACGGTGTCGGTGCTGTCTAACTTTCACACGCTTATTTCTGAGTTCTTGATGGGGATGGCGTCCGGGGACACGCCGCGAATTGAGGCCTTGCGCGCTCGGCTGACAGCAGGTGTTTCAGAAGGCCCCCTCTGCGCGATGTACGTCGCCCAGCTTGAAGCGGCCACAGACTCCGAATTGGCTACGCTCATCGATTTGCACCGCATCGCGCTGACCTACGTCACCAACAAAAAGGGCGGTGACCAAATCATGGCGGCTGAGTTTGAGGAGACGCGAAAGCGGCATGCCGACCGGGGCCTTGCCATGGGCGACTTGAAAACCAAGTTGATTTCGGGCTCGGTGTCCCAAGGGGACATCCAGCACACTATCGAAGACGCGCAACGCCGGCCCGCGCCAGGGCACCCCATGGGCGAGCTGGGCGACGTGCTGCGCTCGGTCATTGCCACCTCCTCCATCTCCCACGGCGTGGACGTCGATGAGTTCAACGCCATGTTCTTTGCGGGCATGCCTTCGGACATCGCCGAATACATCCAGGCGTCTTCTCGGGTCGGACGCACGCATGTGGGCTTCATTGTGCTCATTCCCACCCCGCAGCGCCGGCGGGACCGCTACATCGTGGAAGTGTTCGACAGCTTTCATCGATTCCTGGAGCGCATGGTTCAGCCGGCGGCCATCGACCGCTGGGCCGGCAAGGCCATCGAACGCGTACTTCCCAGTTTCATCCAGACGTATCTCACCGGCGTGCGGTACATGTCAGATATCACCTGGGCGGAGCCTGAGGACAAGGAAAACGTCGCGAGCCTGGACTGGATTCCCAGCATCATCCGGGAACTCAAGCAGGAGGCGTCAAAGAAAAAGCTTGTCGACGGCCTGTGCCGGTTTATTGAGCGAGCCATTGGCCTGAATAACGGAGATTTTGCACCGGGGGGCAAGGAGCACTACAGCGCACTGGTGCGGGACAAAGTTTATGACTTGCTAAACGGCTGGGCCAGCAACGACCTGCAGGCAGAGCAGAGCCTGTTCGAGTACTTCCGGGAGCAAACCAGCGTGATGAACCGGCCCATGACCTCCCTGCGCGACGTCGATGAGATGGCCAATATCCATTTCGGCGGAAAGGACCTCAACGGCAGGAGGCTGGAGACCGAGCTCGCTCGCAAAGTGATGATATTTATCCGGCATGGGGTTGCGCAAAGTGACGTAAGGGGAGAAGGACAATGA
- a CDS encoding cold shock domain-containing protein gives MTTLNLSAVPLQEGTVARLNPKAGFGYVRDQSGANEYIFVFGFALKHSQAKNLSVGKAVHFRVSGQGRVDKLLFDERVQTER, from the coding sequence ATGACCACCTTGAATTTGAGCGCAGTACCTCTGCAAGAGGGTACCGTAGCCCGGCTCAATCCCAAGGCCGGGTTTGGCTACGTTCGTGACCAGTCGGGGGCGAACGAGTACATTTTTGTTTTTGGTTTCGCGCTTAAACACTCACAGGCCAAAAATCTGTCCGTTGGAAAGGCTGTGCACTTCCGGGTCAGCGGCCAAGGCAGAGTGGATAAACTGCTCTTTGACGAGCGCGTGCAGACTGAGCGCTAA
- a CDS encoding Eco57I restriction-modification methylase domain-containing protein: MVIPESKIRFNSLVKSLDTIAKDSENGPQRLVEAVLHAWQLQSYPLLAKRVSRQLGELPLKDDVNKFSLWLSQQSFNDAAFWLASAYATWVGEKRRTEQALYFTPPKLADRVIDDLVQRGASLTTVHWHDPACGGAAFLVPTAQRMAQALAGLGLASGEVLKRIERQLSGNDLDKALLSLSRQFLLMALYPHIKAAQRFPDFDLRNEDGLLPPPSKYQAPDVVICNPPYRKLNAAETQRYASKFKDVIRSQPNIYGLFIREALNVVKPGGLIGLLTPTSFLSGASFSKLRSRIVDLSHILQIDMLSDRTSMFIAVEQETVISVLRALPTLTHEAMPTDIHILTPGGTYENVGKHRLCNNGAPWAIPRSTADSALLDCAERSTARLGDFGYSARIGHLVAFRDKRRRFPQKPMDDAPRCVVPILWAGDITKEGLDHGRVQKKNRTDYFIEVSSLGHTSVISLPSVVLQRLTSNDQHHRLIAAPVPRCWQTAHGGFVAENHVVVLQTQPGNRWTPALMAKVLNSAGINRLYRSISGASNVATSELLALPLPPPRELDEALSRTEDIDEAIRIAFGLATPVTLRKKA; this comes from the coding sequence ATGGTTATTCCAGAGTCAAAAATACGTTTTAACTCGTTAGTTAAATCACTCGATACGATAGCTAAGGATAGTGAAAATGGACCTCAAAGACTTGTAGAAGCTGTTCTTCATGCTTGGCAACTACAGTCCTACCCTTTGCTCGCAAAGCGTGTCTCCCGCCAGCTTGGTGAATTACCGCTCAAGGATGACGTCAATAAATTTTCCCTGTGGCTTTCGCAGCAAAGCTTTAACGATGCTGCGTTTTGGCTGGCTTCTGCGTATGCCACATGGGTGGGAGAAAAACGCCGCACGGAGCAAGCCCTCTATTTCACGCCTCCTAAGCTTGCGGACCGGGTCATCGATGACCTGGTTCAGCGAGGCGCGTCCCTGACCACGGTCCACTGGCATGACCCCGCCTGCGGAGGAGCGGCATTTCTGGTCCCCACGGCGCAGCGCATGGCCCAGGCGCTGGCGGGCCTCGGGCTTGCCTCGGGGGAGGTCTTGAAAAGGATTGAACGCCAGCTCAGCGGCAATGACCTGGACAAGGCACTCTTGTCGCTATCCCGTCAATTTCTGCTGATGGCGCTGTACCCGCACATCAAGGCTGCACAGCGGTTTCCCGACTTTGACCTGCGCAACGAGGACGGGCTGTTACCTCCCCCCTCGAAGTACCAAGCCCCGGACGTTGTCATCTGCAATCCGCCCTACCGAAAGCTCAACGCAGCTGAAACCCAGCGCTACGCCTCGAAGTTTAAAGATGTCATCCGCAGCCAACCCAATATCTACGGGCTGTTTATTCGCGAGGCGCTCAACGTGGTCAAGCCCGGGGGCTTGATTGGCTTGCTCACGCCGACCAGTTTTTTATCGGGAGCGTCTTTTTCCAAGCTGCGCTCACGCATTGTGGATTTATCGCATATTTTGCAGATTGACATGCTGAGCGACCGCACCTCCATGTTCATTGCGGTGGAGCAAGAAACGGTCATTTCCGTTTTGAGAGCGCTGCCGACCCTCACGCACGAGGCTATGCCGACGGATATTCATATCCTGACTCCAGGCGGCACCTACGAAAACGTTGGCAAGCATCGCCTCTGCAATAACGGCGCACCCTGGGCCATCCCCCGGTCTACCGCGGACTCCGCGTTGCTCGACTGCGCCGAGCGGTCAACCGCCCGCTTGGGTGACTTTGGCTATAGCGCAAGAATTGGCCACCTAGTTGCCTTTCGGGACAAACGACGACGGTTTCCGCAAAAGCCAATGGACGATGCACCCCGCTGTGTCGTTCCAATTCTTTGGGCTGGCGATATCACCAAGGAGGGGCTGGACCACGGCCGTGTTCAGAAGAAAAACCGCACGGATTATTTCATCGAAGTCTCCAGCCTAGGCCACACGAGTGTCATCAGCTTGCCTTCGGTTGTTCTGCAGCGGCTGACCTCGAACGACCAGCACCACCGGTTAATTGCGGCCCCGGTGCCCCGGTGCTGGCAAACCGCACACGGAGGATTCGTGGCAGAAAACCATGTGGTCGTTTTGCAGACACAGCCGGGCAACCGGTGGACTCCGGCGCTCATGGCCAAGGTGCTCAACTCTGCGGGAATCAATCGCTTGTATCGCTCGATTTCAGGCGCCTCAAATGTTGCCACGTCGGAGCTGCTGGCGCTACCCCTGCCACCGCCCCGCGAACTGGATGAGGCTTTGTCCAGAACCGAAGACATTGATGAAGCCATACGGATTGCTTTCGGATTGGCCACCCCCGTGACCTTAAGGAAAAAAGCTTAA
- a CDS encoding AAA family ATPase has translation MPAASAATPVSGDITLRFLEFCQFRRLGKVQLDIDKKTTILVGANNSGKTSVLAALRHFLADGSAFGAFDISLSQWPKLRALGKAWEALTEDPSTMTGSEDQWKEQLETILSAMPTLDLWFDAGAGMYHYVAPFLSKFSWKGGAVGVRLRLEPAVSIDELKQLAWTYHTARLPVKDMGADSLAWPIDLLDFWLREPSKLGQVRAYKLNVDNNPLEGLKAYATQTLPADASPIERKHLSKLIRVDFVAAQRGLGSEEADSRSASGAHRVGMFSNQLLKFARQHLNIASTGHGHRADLIKAVAEAQQELDKKIHEAIAPSVEEVKELGYPGLHDPQEIRFRTRIQTADLLDHGTAVQYSMQKDSLEELLPEYSIGLGYQNLQSLSYQLVSFKAARLKPEKGSPAPVHLVMIEEPEAHLHVQVQRIFPDKAHKLISPTEKEASALKSQLLISTHSSHLAHAENFDRLRYVRRIAKSAANPMPTTEVVNLGKVFGEDKKTRQFAERYFRVQHTDLLFANAAIFVEGLAERMLVPLFIERDFKTLNSRYVSFLDIGGSHAHRLKPLVEKLRIPTVIITDIDPTEEKAGKPKKNGEPTTTLVAVANTGQAGLHCGNPTLRGWHPKLQKLNDFKNPTEAQLVWNETAECLVRFCWQLPVAEAEGNWPSTFEDSLVLTNMVWFKGLLDEKVDDDGVKIKPPKGALGSVATQVADAPSVPDLVGALHKLMHDSFNKGDFAASIFEMVSTEEPVVCPKYIADALDWLQKQLEPNQDVMA, from the coding sequence ATGCCAGCAGCGTCCGCCGCAACGCCGGTATCCGGAGACATCACGCTTCGATTCCTAGAGTTCTGTCAGTTTCGTCGACTCGGCAAGGTCCAACTGGATATCGACAAGAAGACCACTATCCTTGTCGGCGCGAATAACAGCGGGAAGACCTCGGTCCTTGCTGCTCTACGCCACTTCCTTGCGGATGGCTCAGCCTTCGGTGCGTTCGATATCAGCCTCTCGCAGTGGCCAAAGCTGCGAGCGCTTGGCAAAGCGTGGGAGGCTCTGACGGAAGACCCTTCAACAATGACAGGGTCCGAAGACCAATGGAAGGAGCAGCTCGAGACCATCCTTTCTGCCATGCCGACGTTGGACCTCTGGTTCGATGCAGGGGCTGGCATGTACCACTACGTCGCACCGTTCCTCTCAAAGTTCAGCTGGAAAGGTGGAGCAGTCGGTGTTCGACTGCGTCTGGAACCGGCCGTGAGCATTGACGAGCTGAAGCAGCTGGCCTGGACATATCACACGGCGCGGCTACCAGTGAAGGACATGGGTGCGGATTCGCTGGCCTGGCCCATTGACCTTCTCGACTTTTGGCTGCGCGAGCCATCCAAGCTGGGCCAAGTGCGCGCTTATAAGCTGAACGTCGATAACAATCCGCTGGAAGGTTTGAAGGCCTACGCTACTCAGACGCTGCCTGCAGACGCCAGCCCAATTGAGCGTAAGCATCTGTCGAAGCTGATACGCGTTGACTTCGTCGCAGCCCAGCGTGGTCTTGGCAGCGAGGAAGCTGATTCGCGGTCTGCCTCAGGAGCGCATCGGGTCGGCATGTTCTCCAACCAACTCCTCAAGTTTGCGCGACAGCACTTGAACATTGCAAGCACGGGTCACGGCCATCGCGCAGACCTCATAAAGGCGGTCGCCGAGGCGCAGCAGGAACTGGACAAGAAAATACACGAGGCTATCGCTCCGTCGGTCGAAGAGGTGAAAGAACTCGGATACCCAGGTCTGCACGACCCCCAAGAGATTCGCTTCCGCACGCGCATTCAGACAGCTGACTTGCTCGACCATGGAACGGCTGTTCAGTACAGCATGCAGAAGGATTCGCTCGAAGAGCTCCTGCCGGAATACTCCATCGGACTGGGCTACCAGAACCTCCAGTCACTCAGTTATCAACTGGTCTCATTCAAAGCGGCCCGGCTCAAGCCCGAGAAGGGGTCTCCTGCACCGGTTCACCTGGTGATGATTGAGGAGCCCGAGGCGCACCTCCATGTCCAGGTGCAACGAATCTTTCCAGACAAGGCGCACAAGCTCATCAGCCCGACTGAGAAGGAGGCATCAGCTCTCAAAAGCCAATTACTCATCAGTACCCACTCCAGCCATCTTGCCCATGCGGAGAATTTTGACCGGCTCCGGTACGTCCGCCGCATCGCAAAGAGCGCGGCGAATCCCATGCCGACGACAGAGGTGGTCAATCTTGGGAAAGTTTTTGGCGAAGACAAGAAGACCCGCCAGTTCGCGGAACGCTACTTCCGCGTTCAGCATACTGACCTCCTGTTCGCTAATGCCGCCATCTTCGTTGAGGGTCTTGCAGAGCGCATGCTAGTTCCGCTCTTCATTGAGCGGGACTTCAAGACGCTGAACAGTCGATATGTGTCCTTCCTTGATATCGGCGGTAGCCACGCCCATCGACTAAAGCCGTTGGTAGAGAAGCTACGGATTCCCACGGTCATCATCACTGACATCGACCCTACCGAAGAAAAGGCTGGCAAGCCAAAGAAGAATGGAGAGCCGACTACGACACTGGTCGCAGTGGCCAATACCGGTCAAGCAGGGCTGCACTGCGGCAACCCAACTCTCCGCGGCTGGCACCCGAAACTGCAGAAGCTCAACGATTTCAAGAACCCGACCGAGGCTCAGTTGGTCTGGAATGAGACTGCAGAGTGCCTTGTGCGGTTTTGCTGGCAGCTTCCGGTCGCCGAAGCTGAAGGCAATTGGCCCAGCACATTTGAAGATTCACTCGTTCTCACGAACATGGTCTGGTTCAAGGGCCTGCTGGATGAGAAAGTCGATGATGATGGCGTGAAGATTAAGCCACCGAAGGGTGCACTTGGCTCTGTCGCAACACAGGTTGCTGACGCGCCGAGCGTTCCAGACCTGGTCGGCGCACTCCACAAGCTCATGCACGACTCGTTCAACAAAGGAGACTTCGCCGCAAGCATCTTCGAAATGGTCTCGACGGAAGAGCCGGTTGTCTGTCCAAAGTACATCGCAGATGCCCTGGACTGGCTGCAGAAGCAGCTTGAGCCGAACCAGGACGTGATGGCATGA
- a CDS encoding phospholipase D-like domain-containing protein, which produces MPQLDSTFAVLAKHSELLEPVLGLASKGLLRGPTSLGSLAGRAGISLAKLPELARALRAGAGAAVFSEASMGQWHLSCSPAVAADLALMLRGLNVYRQRVHEDRDRVTAVISKPAEPSQFTGTLEKTLEGFRGLETTAEALIDLAHRAQRRFTVMSPFVDSSGLDRLVVLFGETGPAVRRELITRRPFDVAVAPRLPELQALGVQVYDFRIAQERAGRNETFHAKAVRVDEDECYVGSSNMNEWSFHYSLELGFNVKGRAANRISQVLDAVIEVSAVVHLAT; this is translated from the coding sequence ATGCCGCAGCTTGACTCGACCTTTGCAGTGCTGGCCAAGCATTCTGAGCTGCTAGAGCCCGTGCTGGGACTGGCGAGCAAAGGACTGCTCCGGGGCCCAACATCCCTGGGCAGCCTTGCGGGAAGGGCAGGCATCTCCCTGGCCAAGCTTCCGGAACTCGCGCGCGCCCTGCGGGCCGGCGCTGGCGCAGCGGTCTTCAGTGAAGCATCCATGGGTCAGTGGCATCTGTCGTGCTCGCCGGCTGTAGCGGCGGACCTTGCGCTCATGCTTCGGGGGCTGAACGTTTACCGCCAGCGCGTTCACGAAGACCGGGACCGAGTGACGGCCGTCATCTCGAAGCCGGCCGAGCCGAGCCAGTTCACGGGCACCCTGGAGAAAACGCTCGAGGGCTTTCGGGGGCTCGAAACCACGGCCGAGGCGCTGATAGACCTGGCGCATCGTGCTCAGCGCCGGTTTACGGTGATGTCGCCCTTCGTGGACAGCTCTGGGCTGGACCGGCTGGTGGTGCTGTTCGGTGAGACAGGACCTGCCGTACGGCGCGAGCTGATTACTCGCCGGCCCTTCGACGTGGCGGTAGCGCCTCGCCTGCCTGAGCTCCAAGCGCTGGGCGTGCAAGTCTATGACTTCAGAATTGCACAAGAAAGGGCGGGCAGGAACGAGACGTTTCATGCCAAAGCGGTGCGCGTTGACGAGGACGAGTGCTACGTCGGCTCCTCCAACATGAACGAATGGTCCTTTCACTACTCCCTGGAGCTAGGCTTCAATGTAAAGGGCCGGGCCGCAAATCGGATATCGCAGGTGCTGGACGCCGTTATCGAAGTTTCTGCGGTTGTTCATCTGGCAACATAA